The region CTGCAAGGGCCTCAATGATTTCGTCAAGGTCGCCATCGAGAACCGACTCCAGGCGGTAGAGGGTAAGGTTGATACGGTGGTCCGTCACCCGGTTCTGCGGGAAGTTATAGGTGCGGATTCGCTCACTCCGCTCACCGGTGCCGATTTGCGCTCGCCGCTCCCGGTCGATGGCCTCCTTCTGGGCCTGCCGCTCGAGTTCCAAAAGACGAGCCCGAAGAATCCGGAGTGCCTTGGCCTTGTTCTTGTGCTGGGATTTCTCGTCCTGACAGGTAACCACAAGTCCCGTAGGGATGTGGGTGATGCGCACCGCAGAATCCGTGGTGTTCACGTGCTGTCCCCCCGGTCCAGAGGCCCGGAAAACTTCAACCCGAATGTCTTCGGGACGAATGACGACTTCCACTTCATCCGCTTCCGGGAGCACCGCCACCGTTGCCGTGGAGGTATGGATGCGGCCGCTTGCCTCTGTCACCGGAACGCGTTGCACCCGGTGCACACCGCTTTCGAACTTGAACTTGCTGTACGCCCCTTTCCCCTCCACTGCAAAGATGATTTCCTTGAAGCCCCCGAGTTCCGTGGGGCTTGCGTCCATAACCTCAACCCGGAAGCCATGGCGCTCGGCAAAACGGGTGTACATCCGGAAGAGATCGGCCACAAAGAGCGCTGCCTCATCCCCACCGGTCCCGGCCCGAATCTCGACCAGGGTGCTCTTCTCGTCGCGAGGG is a window of Candidatus Caldatribacterium sp. DNA encoding:
- the prfA gene encoding peptide chain release factor 1 — its product is MWRDRVKAIVAQYRELTEKMADPEVIQDLARYRSYAQTIADIEPIVEKYEEYERVERELEEDRMLLRNERDPELRELLEEEIERLRERHVQLEEELKLMLLPKDPRDEKSTLVEIRAGTGGDEAALFVADLFRMYTRFAERHGFRVEVMDASPTELGGFKEIIFAVEGKGAYSKFKFESGVHRVQRVPVTEASGRIHTSTATVAVLPEADEVEVVIRPEDIRVEVFRASGPGGQHVNTTDSAVRITHIPTGLVVTCQDEKSQHKNKAKALRILRARLLELERQAQKEAIDRERRAQIGTGERSERIRTYNFPQNRVTDHRINLTLYRLESVLDGDLDEIIEALAAEERAKLLERVG